One genomic window of Aethina tumida isolate Nest 87 chromosome 3, icAetTumi1.1, whole genome shotgun sequence includes the following:
- the LOC109602919 gene encoding protein ATP6V1FNB-like, giving the protein MIGTPNTYHLLQSIVPKENEQRLKEIARQKQKQKDKFTQDLMDNNLEPIYKTAKPPVIKDDENDNIILDFMKPVDPEVKKVLYSSYPEARHEYLKLRYLPLPEDRYYFPEASNFVYGWHMWHERRQYVGFGRQPIIKNSFYRRNGVERDPDWYKEPHKMSPTTCGNL; this is encoded by the exons ATGATAGGAACACCGAACACGTATCATTTGTTGCAATCCATCGTGCCCAAAGAAAATGAGCAAAGACTGAAGGAAATCGCCCGACAGAAGCAGAAACAAAAGGACAAGTTCACTCAGGATTTAATGGATAACAATTTGGAACCAATATACAAGACTGCCAAGCCTCCAGTTATCAAGGACGACGAAAACGATAACATAATCCTCGACTTCATGAAACCAGTAGATCCTGAAGTGAAGAAAGTGTTGTATTCAA gctACCCTGAGGCTCGCCACGAATATTTGAAGCTGCGCTACTTGCCTCTGCCCGAAGACAGGTACTACTTCCCGGAAGCCTCCAACTTCGTGTACGGCTGGCACATGTGGCACGAACGCCGACAATACGTGGGCTTTGGCAGACAACCCATCATAAAAAACTCGTTCTACAGAAGAAACGGCGTGGAAAGAGACCCGGATTGGTACAAGGAGCCCCACAAGATGAGCCCCACCACCTGTGGAAATCTCTAA
- the LOC109602913 gene encoding uncharacterized protein LOC109602913, whose product MGELMRTTSFSIFGKQISSQLSIFYDEDIVQSESVKALQDFIYGDFPCTDDVCRKHIDTNKPQITNECWVPNELCNHFEQKSSDIKVEEKILNKRKREHEDVLNRMQTCFVKVNVNIENEIRKQSRYIKQYLENIYEECEKRLMKECSLENNIRNLSEETFLHVERYVAKNTRNRNKKVELFISFLMGLERHRSEIFKGLFKEAYATLSETSYLLPYKLQEYFEYELLKINQVTLNNFYYYNELQHFLKSINENDLRQWIHRIDKMKRDFLSEIFRPKYRRSKIEYKESPNISREVSTTSIGSKYDIIRELATQEEINKFISASESRMMSLGFEVNSLICIMKVLNTSIFYRFLMEIEETANRMALLRKSLFITKSAKLPSIKKTLFQNIKYKHDLRIMKYIWESRFAEIEKDIENSKQFANATSLLWDPHFRRVEELQEIVNLDLENLQRKDREQAESAENKFNLVVDKLRQQPNEQQLKKTLDEAFKILNSLNAMYANHEKAELATVNKYLDYINIEIDILQTEIKRFLTRFVIDPFFDPKNQRKRASKTDLMEDPDDALVGNAVYYCQYEANLLKNWEFGIWDALNNYCESCRKELMDEAQEYVNKLKGNILEKKLWRVKFNNTRFERIKHIIYDFRLEEITTHKERLQLHELGVDKYIETFKKNLLTTFNDKVNAVIANQKDTLTQYLNNIKNLNKSGEISVYFSCANKSNLVAKQKVQDIVDEYRNECSEFVKNVKYSNILFRKAIRLFSEGGNFVPDEVKDLLKKLTKIEKKATKASESVLKDIKKQHGKFEQLLTAEFTKIEQSASDNTKTVQFAGKILKTIKSLQEQIRSNILQVKLEVNTQTNVIDTIKTKLDNQFGNLAFFDEYKKEFVELIENIKDTKRRLWHTEPVTPIKNSLLCNENVGEDDEDKDDKLSLKSDNIRLTNFMQALFDKEPKAVKDDDNYLSTLNNLLFRNFNAVHREAEEFYKGLNTTKSSVKGEPTTEGIPPTLDDFMMDVVKKFKCFQLQYETDWIDKVYTFYNDLQDLSDYLNNYRKEFVSKIYTNGVVNLTNKYNSIKHAAGNVVEVTEADYLKIHEKLKVLHGHPKNRNLLEKLNEEILQYKSTHENTMDDFLVKEKKNYKNYYKDVCAELDKTFDFYESLTEEIELFKNSPLDIKLQADRKIELTEKEIAQNDEELVPAQNERLANRLNKISSKLYQKSETSIYEESDFSQFKEDYQELYDMHSEDAGNFEDNFLQVHNKYQEMWKWDVKTVCDKYTVKYE is encoded by the exons ATGGGTGAATTAATGAGAACGACCAGTTTTAGCATTTTTGGCAAACAAATTAGCAGTCAACTAAGCATATTTTATGACGAAGACATAGTTCAAAGTGAATCAGTGAAAGCCTTACAAGATTTTATCTATGGCGATTTTCCTTGTACTGATGATGTGTGCCGGAAACACATTGACACTAATAAACCCCAAATCACCAATGAATGTTGGGTGCCCAATGAACTTTGTAATCACTTTG AACAAAAATCTAGTGACATTAAAGTGGAAGAAAAAATCCTCAACAAAAGAAAAAGGGAGCATGAAGATGTTTTGAATAGAATGCAAACATGTTTTGTAAAAGTTAATGtcaatattgaaaatgaaataaggaAACAATCgagatatataaaacaatatttagaaaatatctaTGAAGAGTGTGAGAAACGTTTAATGAAAGAATGCAGCTTAGAAAATAAC ATTAGAAATTTATCAGAAGAAACATTTCTGCACGTGGAAAGGTATGTGGCCAAAAATACACGGAATCGTAACAAAAAAGTGGAACTCTTCATATCATTCCTAATGGGCTTGGAACGTCACAGGAGTGAGATATTTAAAGGCCTTTTCAAAGAAGCCTACGCCACACTGAGTGAAACATCATATTTGTTACCTTACAAACTTcaggaatattttgaatacgaGTTGCTG aaaattaatcaagtaactttaaataacttttattactacaaTGAGCTTCAACACTTTTTGAAGTCAATCAATGAGAACGACTTAAGACAATGGATTCACCGTATAGACAAGATGAAACGAGATTTCTTGTCGGAGATCTTCAGACCAAAATACAGAAGGAG CAAAATTGAATACAAGGAGTCACCTAATATATCACGTGAAGTTAGTACTACTTCAATAGGGTCAAAATATGACATTATTAGAGAATTGGCAACTCAGGaggaaattaataagtttattagtGCATCTGAATCTCGTATGATGTCCTTAGGGTTTGAAGTCAACTCTTTGATTTGTATAATGAAAGTACTCAACACGAGCATCTTTTATCGTTTCTTGATGGAGATTGAAGAAACTGCCAATCGTATGGCTCTTTTGagaaaatctttatttattactaaaagtgCCAAGCTGCCATCGATAAAGAAAACGTTGTTTCAAAACATCAAATACAAGCACGACCTCCgaataatgaaa TACATTTGGGAGTCGAGGTTTGCTGAAATTGAAAAGGATATTGAAAACAGTAAACAGTTTGCAAATGCCACATCACTTCTTTGGGACCCACACTTCAGGCGAGTGGAAGAGTTACAGGAAATCGTAAACTTGGATCTTGAGAATTTGCAAAGGAAAGACAGGGAACAAGctgaa TCCGCAGAAAACAAGTTCAATTTAGTCGTAGATAAGTTACGACAACAACCAAACGAACAACAACTGAAGAAGACCTTAGATGAAgccttcaaaattttgaactcACTGAACGCCATGTATGCAAATCATGAAAAAGCTGAACTTGCGActgtaaacaaatatttggacTACATTAACATTGAAATAGATATTCtacaaactgaaattaaaaggTTTCTAACAAGGTTTGTCATTGATCCATTTTTTGACCCCAAAAACCAAAGGAAAAGGGCAAGCAAAACTGACTTGATGGAAGACCCTGATGATGCCTTGGTGGGTAATGCTGTCTATTACTGTCAGTACGAAGCAAACCTTTTAAAAAACTGGGAGTTTGG GATTTGGGATGCCCTgaataattattgtgaatCATGCAGAAAAGAACTAATGGACGAAGCACAAGAATACGTTAACAAACTAAAGGGTAACATCTTAGAAAAGAAGCTTTGGAGAGTTAAGTTTAACAATACAAGATTCGAGAGGATTAAACACATAATATATGATTTTCGTTTGGAAGAAATAACTACACATAAAGAAAGGTTGCAGCTTCATGAACTA GGTGTTGATAAATACATAGAAACATTTAAGAAAAACCTTTTAACAACTTTTAACGACAAAGTTAATGCAGTAATAGCAAATCAGAAAGACACCCTGAcccaatatttgaataatattaaaaatctaaacaaatctGGAGAaatttctgtatatttttcgtgTGCCAACAAAAGCAATTTGGTAGCAAAACAAAAGGTCCAGGATATTGTTGATGAATATCGTAATGAATGTAgtgaatttgttaaaaatgtaaaatactcAAATATCCTGTTTAGAAAAGCCATCAG attatTCTCTGAGGGAGGCAATTTTGTGCCTGATGAAGTCAAAGACTTGCTCAAAAAACTCACCAAAATTGAAAAGAAGGCTACCAAAGCCTCAGAGTCAGTACTTAAAGACATCAAAAAACAACATGGAAAGTTTGAGCAGTTGTTGACTGCTGAATTCACAAAAATAGAGCAATC AGCAAGTGATAATACTAAAACGGTGCAGTTTGCTGGGAAAATCCTTAAGACAATAAAAAGTCTTCAAGAACAAATTCGTAGCAACATACTTCAGGTTAAATTGGAGGTAAACACTCAAACTAACGTCATTgatacaattaagacaaaaTTGGATAACCAATTTGGAAACCTGGCTTTCTTCGATGAATACAAGAAGGAATTTGTTGAGttgatagaaaatattaaagatacaAAAAGGCGCTTGTGGCACACTGAGCCGGTCACTCCAATAAAAAACA gtcTGTTGTGCAATGAGAACGTTGGTGAGGATGACGAGGATAAAGACGACAAGTTGAGCCTCAAATCAGACAACATACGTCTCACAAATTTTATGCAAGCTTTATTCGACAAAGAGCCCAAAGCAGTCAAGGATGATGACAATTATCTTTCGACGCTGAACAACTTGCTCTTCCGTAATTTCAACGCCGTCCACAGGGAGGCTGAA GAATTTTACAAAGGATTAAACACAACAAAGAGTAGTGTGAAAGGTGAACCAACCACAGAAGGAATCCCACCAACCCTCGATGATTTCATGATGGACGtcgtcaaaaaatttaaatgctttcAACTTCAGTACGAAACTGATTGGATTGATAAGgtgtatactttttataacgATTTACAAGATCTTAGTGATTATTTGAACAACTACAGAAAAGAGTTTGTTAGTAAAATTTACACTAATGGAGTTGTAAACTTAACCAACAAATACAACTCCATCAAACACGCTGCAGGTAATGTGGTGGAAGTTACAGAAGCTGATTACTTGAAGATACATGAAAAGCTGAAAGTATTACACGGACACCCAAAGAATAGAAACTTGCTGGAAAAgttaaatgaagaaattttgCAGTATAAATCTACTCATGAGAATACAATGGATGATTTTCTTGTAAAAGAAAAG aaaaactacaaaaattactataaagaCGTGTGTGCTGAACTGGATAAAACGTTTGACTTCTACGAGTCCCTAACAGAAGAAATtgagttatttaaaaactccCCGCTGGACATAAAATTACAGGCTGACcgcaaaattgaattaactgAAAAGGAAATTGCTCAGAACGACGAAGAACTTGTGCCAGCACAAAACGAACGCCTTGCTAAtcgtttgaataaaatttcaagtaagCTGTATCAGAAATCTGAGACCAGTATTTACGAAGAAAGTGACTTTTCTCAGTTTAAAGAG GATTATCAAGAACTTTATGACATGCATAGTGAAGATGCTGGCAATTTTGAAGACAACTTTTTACAAGTGCATAACAAATATCAAGAGATGTGGAAATGGGACGTTAAAACAGTGTGTGACAAATACAcagttaaatatgaataa